The following coding sequences are from one Eucalyptus grandis isolate ANBG69807.140 chromosome 11, ASM1654582v1, whole genome shotgun sequence window:
- the LOC104427353 gene encoding F-box protein At3g07870: MAAPSSLRRLPQDIIADILSRLPAETLLDLRRVCKSWSSLILAPSFATKHLHRRLGSGPHQNLRLLHLPCVPHDRLVPASSADFCSVLCSDPLSGSFTRHAKFAIPFDEHAFSFEVVGSVDGLVCVWLLHRKSKLWTVQSMYLWNPAMRKLRDLGNRDVVEHVAGMSGYRIHGFGHDRKGSIYRVVRITYGRTRKREKKSSMEAVQVEVCTVGRDSWRMLEPHRISCFAEDDSRACINGALHWPASVTEDAPYSSILSFEVASQKFDELPMPKEYLNEFKLHEEMQVSIAALKESLATLVCCPGAGNVGSEINVWVMKQYGIADSWTKQYTAVMQQTIERVLGSTWNGEILIHRSDHKVMCCDLENDMLLKDTGVTGFPDRFDVVDYSESLVWPDEGNADG; encoded by the exons ATGGCTGCTCCTTCTTCGCTCCGGCGCCTTCCGCAGGACATCATCGCAGACATACTCTCGAGACTCCCCGCCGAAACGCTGCTCGACCTCCGCCGCGTCTGCAAGTCGTGGAGCTCTCTCATCCTCGCCCCATCCTTCGCCACCAAGCACCTCCATCGCCGCCTCGGCTCCGGACCTCACCAGAACCTCCGCCTCCTCCACTTGCCTTGTGTCCCGCACGACCGTCTTGTTCCTGCCAGCAGCGCCGACTTCTGCTCCGTCCTATGCTCCGATCCTCTCTCCGGCTCCTTCACCCGCCACGCAAAGTTTGCCATCCCCTTCGACGAGCATGCGTTCTCCTTCGAGGTCGTTGGCTCGGTTGATGGGCTCGTCTGCGTGTGGCTGCTCCACCGGAAGTCCAAGCTCTGGACCGTCCAGAGCATGTATTTGTGGAACCCGGCCATGAGGAAGCTGAGGGACCTGGGGAACAGGGATGTGGTAGAGCACGTCGCCGGTATGAGCGGGTACCGGATTCATGGGTTCGGGCACGACCGCAAGGGCAGCATTTATCGGGTGGTGAGGATCACCTACGGCCGCAcgagaaagagggagaagaagagttCGATGGAGGCCGTCCAAGTCGAGGTTTGCACTGTAGGGAGGGACTCGTGGAGAATGTTGGAACCGCACCGCATCTCTTGCTTCGCAG AGGACGACTCTCGAGCTTGCATCAACGGAGCTCTTCATTGGCCCGCATCCGTGACGGAAGACGCTCCGTACAGTTCCATATTGTCGTTCGAAGTTGCCTCCCAGAAGTTTGACGAGCTCCCAATGCCGAAAGAGTACCTCAACGAGTTCAAACTTCATGAAGAGATGCAGGTTTCCATCGCAGCTTTGAAAGAGTCCCTCGCCACCTTGGTCTGCTGCCCGGGAGCCGGAAACGTTGGGAGTGAAATAAACGTTTGGGTGATGAAACAGTACGGCATCGCGGATTCCTGGACAAAACAGTACACAGCAGTGATGCAGCAGACGATCGAGAGGGTCTTAGGATCGACCTGGAATGGAGAGATCTTGATTCACAGGAGTGACCACAAGGTGATGTGCTGTGATCTGGAGAACGATATGCTGCTCAAAGACACGGGCGTGACTGGATTTCCGGACCGGTTCGACGTGGTTGATTATTCAGAGAGCTTGGTTTGGCCCGACGAAGGAAATGCGGATGGCTAA
- the LOC104425209 gene encoding LOW QUALITY PROTEIN: alcohol dehydrogenase class-3 (The sequence of the model RefSeq protein was modified relative to this genomic sequence to represent the inferred CDS: inserted 3 bases in 2 codons): MATTQGQVITCKAAVAWEANKPLVIEDVQVAPPQAGEVRVKILFAALCHTDAYTWSGKDPEGLFPCILGHEAAGIVESVGEGVTEVQPGDHVIPCYQAECGECKFCKSGKTNLVAKXSGATGVGVMMNDRKSRFSVNGKPIYHFMGTSTFSQYTVVHDVSVAKIDPKAPLEKVCLLGCGVPTGLGAVWNTAKVESGSIVAVFGLGTVGLAVAEGAKAAGASRIIGIDIDSKKFDRAKDFGVTEFVNPTEHDKPIQQVLVDLTDGGVDYSFECIGNVSVMRAALECCHKGWGTSVIVGVAASGQEIXTRPFQLVTGRVWKGTAFGGFKSRSQVPWLVDKYLKKEIKVDEYITHNLTLGEINEAFHLLHGGDCLRCVLSMD, translated from the exons ATGGCTACTACCCAGGGCCAGGTCATCACCTGCAAAG cCGCCGTGGCGTGGGAGGCGAACAAGCCGCTCGTGATCGAAGACGTGCAGGTGGCTCCTCCGCAGGCCGGGGAGGTCAGGGTCAAGATCCTCTTCGCCGCGCTCTGCCACACCGATGCCTACACTTGGAGTGGCAAG GATCCAGAGGGTCTGTTCCCTTGCATTCTTGGCCATGAAGCTGCAGG GATTGTAGAGAGTGTCGGTGAAGGTGTTACTGAAGTCCAACCAGGGGATCATGTTATCCCCTGCTATCAGGCAGAATGTGGAGAATGTAAGTTCTGCAAGTCAGGGAAAACCAACCTTGTGGCAAA TTCGGGAGCAACTGGTGTTGGAGTGATGATGAATGACCGGAAGAGCCGTTTCTCTGTGAATGGAAAGCCTATCTATCATTTCATGGGAACGTCTACATTCAGCCAGTACACGGTCGTTCATGATGTCAGTGTTGCCAAGATCGACCCTAAAGCTCCCTTGGAGAAAGTTTGCCTTCTTGGCTGTGGTGTTCCCACAG GACTCGGAGCAGTATGGAACACAGCAAAGGTAGAATCAGGGTCTATTGTCGCTGTCTTCGGCCTGGGAACAGTTGGCCTTGCT GTCGCTGAGGGTGCAAAAGCAGCTGGTGCTTCCCGTATAATTGGTATAGATATTGACAGCAAAAAGTTTGATAGAG CAAAGGATTTTGGAGTGACTGAGTTTGTGAATCCGACTGAGCATGACAAGCCAATCCAACAGGTTCTTGTTGATCTCACCGATGGTGGTGTTGACTACAGTTTCGAATGCATTGGGAATGTCTCAGTAATGAGGGCTGCTTTGGAATGCTGTCACAAG GGCTGGGGGACGTCGGTAATAGTTGGCGTGGCAGCATCAGGGCAGGAGA TCACTCGTCCTTTCCAATTGGTAACCGGTCGTGTTTGGAAAGGAACAGCTTTTGGTGGTTTCAAGAGCCGCTCCCAAGTGCCGTGGCTGGTCGACAAATATTTGAAAAAG GAAATCAAGGTTGATGAGTACATTACACACAACTTGACTCTTGGGGAGATCAACGAGGCTTTCCATCTTCTGCATGGAGGTGATTGCCTCCGTTGTGTGCTTTCAATGGATTGA
- the LOC104425210 gene encoding uncharacterized protein LOC104425210: MKMIHAIRSVRSCVIPRSFPSPPIAAPVVGEITCSLRFEKGFASLSGQQESARIMDKAETPETGDVLYHSFGHEYATRCEDEGFGVIHSTKQSEKDDTPSGQLGSNMEKKKETPAEEEKVQHRTKKQVADKPEHPA; the protein is encoded by the exons ATGAAGATGATCCACGCGATCAGATCGGTGAGAAGCTGTGTGATTCCACGCTCCTTTCCATCACCACCTATAGCTGCTCCCGTCGTCGGCGAGATAACTTGCAGCCTCAGATTCGAGAAGGGGTTTGCTTCTCTGTCCGGCCAGCAGGAGAGCGCACGCATCATGGACAAGGCCGAGACCCCGGAGACCGG GGATGTGTTGTACCACTCGTTTGGACATGAGTACGCGACAAGATGCGAGGATGAAGGATTCGGTGTGATCCATTCGACTAAGCAATCCGAAAAGGACGATACTCCCAGCGGTCAACTCG GTTCAAAcatggagaaaaagaaggaaactccGGCGGAGGAGGAAAAAGTGCAGCACCGAACGAAGAAACAAGTAGCTGACAAGCCAGAGCATCCTGCTTGA